gatggacccgaggggccaggatagacccgaacagaaatttaaaagccgggatggacccgaaacaggaattttaaagccgggatggacccgaaacatgaattttaaagccgggatggacccgaagcaGGAATTTTAAAGcccggatggacccgaaacaagaatttgaaaacTGGGACAGACCCGAGACACTTGCTCGGGGATTGCATAAAGCGTCAGGCGACGTGGTTTGCTTGGTGTTGGGCTTGGATTGCATCACGTGCGGCGAATGATGATGATCTCTTATCGTTTGCCCTTCTTTGAACATCGTCGGCTTGGTCGGTGTGGCGCATCCCTCGACGACTTCCGACGTACTGAGCACACCCTGTCGCGTGAGGCAGACATGAGTCCGTTAAGGAAGAGATGCCCTTGGGGATCTCAATCGCACCTGCGCGTGGAAAGGAAAGGCCTACAAAGGACGTCAGCCGCGCGAAATCGTTGAGGCTACGACGTGtaaaaggaatctatgtaaagatgtgttggGGATATGACATGGGTGGCCATTTGGAAGGCGGCCGTGTCCTTATCGGGGAATAGCTTTTCCGAGACGGATAACCCGTAGAATTACATGCATAAAGGTAAtgggagggatcttatgggatcctccagatCAAGGATACGTCGATTCGACCCTATTCCCGgggcgagtctcgagcctggagagtcaacgagagtttgcttgcgtcggagaatgcggaaccactactcggtgtaacTCCACGGAGAAGTGTTgctgttctttcgtggtcgagccgacattatcccctaacttttgcctaggccgcaagatgcgtgataacctagcggggtattttatttgacctttctcacatgaatgctcaccttttgctgcgATTCCCCGTGTTTGGGCGAGAtcgcacccctcgggtcctctaacttttgcctaggccgcctcgaagaggttttcgacttAGCGAGGtaatgatttatgctctccttttgccgcgactcccctttgcaggattttaagtcgtgccactcgttccctagcttttgcctaggccgcctcgaagaggttttcgacctagcgggggaatttatttttttttctcaaggAAGCTTAGTATTGGACAAAACGGCGGGAATTGACGCTCGTTCACGAGAAcagaaatgtcttacaataAAACGTACGAGTGCTCATGGgtaatacttcttgatggcgtcagcattgacgggaagggcattttcggtgccgtccatatcgctcaaaatgaccgctcctccggagaaaatctctttgacgacgaaggggccgtcgtatttgtacgagaactttcctcgagagtcgggtgcGATATGTAGAACCTTCCTcaggacgaggtcaccgggaCTGAACTCTCGGGGACGGACCTTGGCATTGAATGCTCGTGCCATCCTCtgttggtagcactgtccgtggcacaGCACTTTCAGCCTTTTCTCGTCGATGAGGTTTAGTTGCTAATATCGCTGTTTCGCCCACTCCGCTTTTGCAAGTTCGGCCTCGgcgagaatcctcatggaagggatctccacttcgatcggGAGGactgcctccatgccatagactagggagtacggggttgccccggttgaagtccTTATGGATGTCCGGTACGCCAAGAgcgcataggggagcatctcgtgccaatccttgtagttcaccgtcattttttcgatgatcttcttaatgttcttattcgccgcttccaccgcaccgttcatttggggacggtatggggtggagttgcggtgtcggattttgaattgtgcacagaactcgtcgatgaccttattattcaggttcttggcgttgtctgtgatgattgtcgcagggaccccgtaccgggcgatgacgtcgcatctgagaaaacgggctacggcttttgcggtgaccgatgcgagagtgatagcctcgatccacttggtgaagtaatcgattgCCACCAAGATGAATGTGTGCCCGTTAGACGCTttagggttgatcgggccgatcacgtccatcccccacattgagAAGGGCCACGGGGCCGTCATCGGGCGTAGCTCGTTGGGTGGCGCCTTAATCTGATCGGCGTACACTTGGCATCGGTGGcagtgtctgacatgctttacgcaatcagtctccatggtggaccaataatagcctaagcgcatgattttcttagcgagcatgaggccATTCATGTGGGGCCCACAATTTCCTCCATGCACTTCTTTCATAAGACGCCGCGATTtgtgttcgtcgatgcatcGGAGGAGCGTGGAATCAAAGGAGCGGCGGTATAGTATCTCACCGCTCAGAAAGTAGTGCATCGCAAGGCGCCTGAGCGTCTTTCGATCGTGGCGATCGGCGAACGGGGGATATTGGCCCGTTTGCAAGAAGTTCTTGATGTcctcgtaccacggcttcgctTCGGACGCTTCAATCGCGTTGCAGTGGGCCGGGCCTTTGGCCACCTCGATTTCGAGAGGTTCGACAATGTTCCCCTCTGAAATACTCGCCATGGATGCAAGTGTCGCAAGTGCGTCTGCGAACTGATTCTTCGCGCGTGGAgtgtaggtgaacgagatctTCTCGAAATTTTTCGCCAACTCCTCAAGGTATTCGTGGTACGGGACCAACTTtgcgtctttcgtcttccattgccccaacatttggaagattgtgagcatggagtcaccgaacacctctaactccttcaccttgaaatcaatcgccgcttgcaAACCGAGAATGCACGCCTCGTACTGGGCTACATTGTTGGTACAGGAGAAATCCACTTTCGCTGCGACGGGATAATGAcgcccgtccggggatatcaagACTGCCCCAACTCCGGATCCTACGGAATTGACAGccccgtcaaagtacatcttccacgttggctcctctttctcttcatctACCTGGATGATTccttcatccgggaagtcCGTGTTAATCGGCGTGTCGTCGTCaatcgggaattctgctagATGGTCGGcaatcgcttgccccttgacagaCGTGCGAGGCACGTACTCTATGTCGTATTCCGTCAACTGGCAGCGCCATTTTGCGATGTTCCTTATGGAGGAGGGGCTATTGAGCAAATACCGCAAGGGgtccgcttttgacaataagcggatCGTGTAATAGAGTGTGtactgtcggagcctttgTATGACCCATACCaacgcgcaacacatcttctcgatctctGGATAATTGGATTCCACTtcggtgaacttcttgctcaagtaGTATATCGCCCTTTCTGTGCGCGTTGACTCGTCTTCTTGCCCCAGCATGCACCCTAAGGACTGTCGGCGTACTGTGAGGTACAAAATGAGGGGCCGGTTCGGCACGGGTGGTACCAATATCGGCGGCTGAATTAGgtaggccttgatggtgtcaaaggccttctgacactCGCGGTCCCACTCCATCGCTgcattcttgcggagcaagcgaaagagtggttggcacttatctgtcaggtttgcaatgaagcGTGCAATGTAATTCAGTCGCCCCAAGAAGCCGCGTACCTCTCAGACCGTTGACGGCgggggaagctctttgatcaccttgactttatccggatccacctcgataccgcgctcactgaccacgaatcctagcagTTTTCCTGACCgagcgccgaatgtgcactttgcCGGATTAAGCTGGAGTTTGTATTCTTTTAGGCGGTCGAAAAGGCGCTTCAGGTTGACAATGtggtcttcttcttccttggacttggcgatcatgtcgtcgacattaacctcgacttccttgtgcatcatgtcgtggactaatgtgaccatagccctctgataagttgcccccgtgtttttgaggccgaaaggcataacgcggtagcaaaaggttccccacatcgtagtgaacgtcgtcttgagtttgtccttctcagccatccggatttgattgtatccgaagaagccatccatgaaagagaattgggcgtggcgcgccgtATTGTCGACTAGGACGTCGATGTGCGGCAAGGGGAAGTTGTCCTTAGGGCTAGCCTTGTTGAaatctcggtagtcgacgcagactcggacctttccatccttcttttccactagcacaatgtttgccacccactcTGAATAGTTGCAAACCTCGAGGAAttgttagcaccccattttggcccaccggcttcctaacACGAGGATCCCCaatcaaagcccgggttactattcatcacccagCAATCGAaggcgaacgtgcggtcacagagtcatgaacgacaggagaagagctgggtccattagaaaagcagaagagagcagtcagaagaacttacaggcaaagaaccccgaaaacaacagagccggcactgtggcactattcatcaccgaatcactgaagcaccgaaaggtgcccaatatgggactctaaaaatccctctcagtgccaaaatgaccaatgactcATCCGGATGTATTTCGGAGGTGTCCTGCTCAAACCGGGACACCCCAGTCCTTCACGGACGCTTTTTCtaacagggctcccggggcccgctccactgactagtaaacggcaccccaaaacaggcctacaggcacccagggaccaccggggtcGTGGAACGAGCCTCAGACGACCTTTCAGAACTCTACGAGGCTCCTCGAATGACGTTTCATTGGTAGCCAACGCCTCCTGGTGAATCTTCGGAGCacattcacggaaaacagagatcgcgACGATTCCCGAATACCTCGAGACATTCAGCGagcactgagaaaaccccggtcacaagtccctaggtctccccCGGGACAATGGTCTTCGGTCGGGgacaacgagccaacgatcccccgcgaggtaaaagggtcaccgaaacgaacattaagatccacaaagagcaatcggagaCCGGGGgcactcaactccactccgaatgtccgaacagggcaaaaccaactctcgaggcgccgagccacccgaacattcgttcacatgacatatggcgatattgggttcactcaaatcctcttcgcgcaagcgttccaaatctattaattaattggacatcggagatcggacgcgtgttcaatcaagtctcgagcttttcccggcttttctcttattcgaatgggacccacagctcagccaagccaagccaccaagccgcggctcaaccccaagccacggctcaatccctaagccatggctcaatcccaaaattcggtggctcaaactcaagaagctccctccaccacacaaattcaaatatctcttacaccttTTTACACctatctcccatccatcacttcccatcacctcCTATCAACTTTtccctaacttcccctacactcaacatgacaatttccccaccctaatcttccctccaaaaattcggatcccctaagcaccacttaattgcacttaactccacttaatcttgtcatttagtcttcctttataagtccattgcatcattaacttaatcacaactcaccatccattctctctcaagctctctcaCTCTAGAAAATCCTCTCAAGCCCCTTAGAGCTCagcatttttcaaaaattcgtccagctttccctcagcccgaaaccaaggcaaaattgccgaaaaactcaaccgttttccggcgaccgccacacaacccgaaccaaacttgaccaaactttatatcccacatgtattcgacctcccgagtccatttccggtgttagtttcggcatttgaagctcccagtaTGCAGTTCCAGCCCAGTCCAGAATCGGATCCCTAGGGactttcccggtttctaggcgagttcttccttcccgacttatccgaACCTCAAAAAAactacatatcccacatgtattcgacctcccgagtccatttccggtgttagttttgcgatttgaagcgCCCAGCAGCCCGagccagctctgtccagaaccgggttCAATAGGTgttttcacggcttcccgggctccccggacatttccactacctcatgactatggcgagtcgtgccatcaattcctaggggttcctcatgaccctcactctcccccgtgacaaggtggtcgcgtgccgagagccgctcaaccgcgccccaccgccatttctctcttttctcccttcacagatttttttcagtttttacCAGTTTtgtttgcatctctcaggaaaatcaacatgtctaatcttcacGAAACCACTGCAGACATGATCCttagtcagttaggagtccaatgccaccgaccttgcaccaaaagaccaccgggagcctcccgtagagtcgtttcttcatcgggtgccagtcgggtttgttcctctggtcgtcttttctaacccgaactttacAGGAAggcacaggtcagctcgggttgaatctcactacgagccacctatcaccgtgttcctcactcagttaggagtccaatgccaccaaccttgtatcaaaagaccaccgggagcctcctgtagagccttttctttgccgggtgccagtcgggtctgcttGTCTCGACTggatctgtcttttttttactaacccgactttgttttttatttccggaaaatctacgcatgctctccttccaaaaccaccgcaggcatgatcctcagtgagttaggagtccaatgccgccgaccttgtagcaaaataccaccgggaccctccgggacagccatttctttctgacctgcccagtcgggtcaattccgcccagtcggttctgttttctgctatctaacccgactttgttttcgatttccagaaaatctacgcatgctctccttccgaaaccaccacaggcgcgatCTTTAgactcttgggaatccaacgcaactggccccgtgcgaaaattccatcccgatcaaccggtacagccccgacaagccagactgccagtcgggtctgccagtctacccgactgcaccggttcgggtctgttcgttccagccgagtctcccgactccctttgccacttctccgactctttcctcgtgttccgaggctaggtaacatttcTCTACGACTTAAATGGGTCCAAGGAGCTCTCTTTCGCCCCGAAATCagtcggttcccgtatttattttatttcgttgTTGCATGAGCcgatgccgttttatcgattccctgtaaatacgatatttgcatttgcattatgtgcttgtttgcgcacccaagatcatggcggcatcggctttatagaatgtgtattattatcatgtttgacgttttacgcatgcaagaaacggtcaaaaccgattcttggaattgattgtaatcacaattttcatttaatcattggtttcatgttaattcgtatgttaggtacgttaatatcgaacaatcatttcattgatccataacaattgaggttcgcggtctcaatcattaaaccacttcacaaacgggaaacaAGACGTACCATTCGGCTAAACGAACCACTCGGCCTAAGTGATTGGATAAATCGAGTATCAACTCGTAAACGCGTCGACGAATCACTAAACGGTGAGAGtacccttttaaaattcacaatttcgaAATATCGAGAcacataacacgaatagaattagtgtctagggagtactcgtgcgctatgactcgagtcaaggcccgatttgaggaggctcatgtctaagtgcgcgagtcctctttggacCTTTTCGTGTCATGCGATCCCAACTTCCACATGCACGCCCTACACGTTTTACCGTTCAAAGGGCATgaccatcatttcgtgattcgccgacattctaggcgttggggagaccgaaacacctcgatctatggatgaaaaagggcaacccgttcgggtgcgagtttcattcgtacggcccattccgtacactttcggtgtttctatcttcctatcgtagattcggtggtgaacctttttatttcagttgcaaaagacgaagaaccggattaatcatgtacttgacttaaacaaacattagataatggataggtggaatattagattccaatctagagtcaagatacgagtttggttaattcggtgaaaccgcagtgtcatctcactgaatatggattctaaaaaaaattcacacatgtaatcgtcttagaaccatattctagcccaccatctatgtttgcctaggctagacacattgattgcaaatcaaccccggtcgataactgattaaatcacgtacattcgacttaatacacaacttgtctgtattcacctacgTTTGTCAATTGTTATTtgttttccatcagttttcttctgttttccatttgcttttgctgatctgttgcggttcgggtccgagcccataggttacgtgttgcacggggtctaACGCCCCGAAccatcgaacacgaggtccaacgcctcctaattcactgagcgcgtgcaacccgagtgcagaatgggatctagcctcgattcaccgtcatactccaaatatggcctatgtggaaggcaatttggattggatgcgtgaaacgggtttagatatcacccgggagctcgatcggtccaacggttacagtgggaatcaaccggttctcctgcaaaccgttggaaCTATCGGACTCGACCCCCAGCTcctcgagcccgcgttgccgTAATTTACTTAttggttattcaaaatacacggagAGCTAGAtaggaatattggcccaatgcaaaccgatcgggatccatttactcattcagttatactttgtaa
The sequence above is drawn from the Punica granatum isolate Tunisia-2019 chromosome 5, ASM765513v2, whole genome shotgun sequence genome and encodes:
- the LOC116209056 gene encoding uncharacterized protein LOC116209056; protein product: MEWDRECQKAFDTIKAYLIQPPILVPPVPNRPLILYLTVRRQSLGCMLGQEDESTRTERAIYYLSKKFTEVESNYPEIEKMCCALVWVIQRLRQYTLYYTIRLLSKADPLRYLLNSPSSIRNIAKWRCQLTEYDIEYVPRTSVKGQAIADHLAEFPIDDDTPINTDFPDEGIIQVDEEKEEPTWKMYFDGAVNSVGSGVGAVLISPDGRHYPVAAKVDFSCTNNVAQYEACILGLQAAIDFKTKDAKLVPYHEYLEELAKNFEKISFTYTPRAKNQFADALATLASMASISEGNIVEPLEIEVAKGPAHCNAIEASEAKPWYEDIKNFLQTGQYPPFADRHDRKTLRRLAMHYFLSGEILYRRSFDSTLLRCIDEHKSRRLMKEVHGGNSCGHDEKRSESRRERPYGSAAPRNAQDYLPCKGAERSLGPSEAMDLSFHDVVGFS